One window of Cryobacterium arcticum genomic DNA carries:
- a CDS encoding GIY-YIG nuclease family protein, translating into MSRADSNKRIDEPEPGTDMQWLIDSDVDGLLDAAVKPKKVTSSDRLERAFLEIVEFRRIHDRNPSSTTQEIAERKLGARLDGILAAEEKIAALKHLDEFGLLELADIPASIDELLGSDYLDLLGDDLGLLDTSDLPARARRVAPDRVETRLKSEGFGEYEHLFVQKHDELRAGTSKLVRFAETGGQQSIQEGKFFVLSGVMLFVAEITDPEPAPGVRTRYKPRTLTIFENGTESRMFRRSLAGQLLEQDGLAVVHAGPAEIFPDDEATGYIYVLRSLSEDPQIANRQDLYKIGFTRSSVEKRIAGAEKDATYLMAPVEIVSTYRTYNLRASALEDLLHRVFAKVRLDINQVAGNGRSYDPSEWFVVPVNIIDQAISLIMSGDIIDYVYDAQLTKLVERA; encoded by the coding sequence ATGAGCAGGGCCGATTCGAACAAGCGTATCGACGAGCCTGAGCCAGGCACAGACATGCAGTGGCTGATCGATTCCGACGTCGATGGGCTGTTGGACGCGGCAGTTAAGCCAAAGAAAGTCACTTCGAGCGATCGGTTGGAGCGAGCGTTCCTTGAAATCGTGGAGTTCCGTCGCATCCACGACAGGAACCCCAGTTCGACGACGCAGGAAATCGCCGAGCGAAAGCTAGGGGCTCGACTCGACGGGATCCTCGCGGCCGAGGAGAAGATCGCCGCGCTGAAGCACTTGGACGAGTTCGGTCTCTTAGAACTCGCAGACATTCCGGCATCGATCGACGAACTGCTCGGCAGCGATTATTTGGATCTTCTCGGCGACGATCTAGGGCTGTTGGACACCTCCGATCTGCCGGCCCGAGCTCGTCGCGTCGCGCCGGATAGGGTGGAGACGAGGCTGAAGTCCGAGGGCTTCGGCGAGTACGAGCACCTCTTCGTACAGAAGCATGATGAGTTACGGGCCGGCACATCAAAACTCGTGAGGTTCGCCGAGACGGGCGGGCAGCAGTCGATCCAAGAGGGTAAGTTCTTCGTCCTCTCAGGGGTCATGCTCTTTGTGGCGGAGATCACGGACCCTGAGCCGGCCCCCGGCGTGCGAACTCGATATAAGCCGCGCACGTTGACCATCTTTGAGAACGGGACCGAGTCACGCATGTTTCGGCGTTCACTCGCCGGTCAGCTCCTCGAACAGGACGGCCTTGCTGTGGTACACGCAGGTCCCGCGGAGATCTTCCCCGATGACGAAGCCACCGGGTACATCTATGTGTTGCGTTCCCTCAGTGAAGATCCTCAGATCGCGAACAGACAAGATCTGTACAAGATCGGCTTCACTCGCAGCTCCGTCGAGAAACGCATCGCGGGTGCGGAAAAGGACGCCACCTACTTGATGGCCCCAGTGGAAATCGTGTCCACTTATCGGACTTACAACCTTAGGGCCTCTGCGCTTGAGGACCTCTTGCATCGCGTCTTCGCCAAAGTGCGACTCGATATCAATCAAGTTGCCGGGAACGGACGCAGCTACGATCCCTCGGAATGGTTCGTCGTGCCAGTGAACATAATCGACCAGGCGATCAGCCTGATCATGTCCGGAGACATCATCGACTACGTCTATGACGCCCAGCTCACCAAACTCGTGGAGCGTGCCTGA
- a CDS encoding PTS ascorbate transporter subunit IIC, translating to MEWLVVVLNFIGQQILNVPAYLIGIITAIGLMALKRNSGQVIGGALKAALGFLILGAGANVVVGSLDPLGNLILAVTGAQGVIPTNEVITAIAQEQFGAQSAYVLTLGFLVMLALARFTPLKYVFLTGHHMVFMATMLTVVLSVGFGDGASWLVVLIGALLLGVIMVVMPAFVHPWTKKITGNDTIAIGHFGTLGYIAAGAAGQVVGRNSKSTEDIKFPQGLKFLRDSMVATSLSMVLIYMVFAVWGLIALPMQDALDIFGSADAGAFIMAAFAQALQFGVGVAVILYGVRTVLGELVPAFQGIAEKVVPGARPALDIPIVFPFGANAVLIGFLSSFAGGLIALGVLAVWLNPVFGLALILPGMVPHFFTGGGAGVYGNATGGRLGAMIGGFVNGVIITILPAILLLVLGDFGFANSTFGDADFGWFGTLVGVSVGVGGGLAVVLAILIAVVLVSVAIVYQIRVVDKGWVPGAKRDLWIAEEKAAEKAVLDAEKARRKAEKEAAAEAV from the coding sequence ATGGAGTGGCTTGTCGTCGTACTGAATTTCATCGGGCAGCAGATCCTCAACGTGCCCGCGTATCTGATCGGCATCATCACCGCGATCGGGCTGATGGCGCTCAAGCGCAACTCCGGGCAGGTGATCGGCGGTGCCCTCAAAGCGGCCCTCGGCTTCCTGATTCTCGGCGCCGGCGCCAACGTGGTGGTGGGCTCACTCGACCCGCTGGGCAACCTGATTCTCGCGGTGACCGGCGCGCAGGGCGTCATCCCCACCAACGAGGTCATCACCGCCATCGCGCAGGAGCAGTTCGGTGCGCAGAGCGCCTACGTGCTCACGCTCGGCTTCCTGGTGATGCTCGCGCTGGCGCGGTTCACTCCTCTTAAATATGTGTTCCTCACCGGGCACCACATGGTCTTCATGGCCACCATGCTCACCGTGGTGCTCTCCGTCGGCTTCGGCGACGGCGCCAGCTGGCTCGTCGTGCTCATCGGCGCGCTGCTGCTCGGCGTGATCATGGTCGTGATGCCCGCGTTCGTGCACCCGTGGACCAAGAAGATCACCGGCAACGACACCATCGCCATCGGCCACTTCGGCACCCTCGGCTACATCGCCGCCGGTGCAGCCGGCCAGGTCGTGGGCCGCAACAGCAAGTCCACCGAAGACATCAAGTTTCCGCAGGGCCTGAAGTTCCTGCGCGACTCGATGGTGGCCACGTCACTGTCGATGGTGCTCATCTACATGGTCTTCGCCGTGTGGGGCCTCATCGCCCTGCCGATGCAGGATGCGCTCGACATCTTCGGCTCCGCCGACGCCGGCGCGTTCATCATGGCCGCGTTCGCGCAGGCGCTGCAGTTCGGTGTGGGGGTCGCGGTCATCCTCTACGGTGTGCGCACCGTGCTCGGTGAGCTCGTGCCCGCGTTCCAGGGCATCGCCGAGAAGGTCGTCCCCGGAGCCCGCCCGGCCCTGGACATCCCGATCGTGTTCCCGTTCGGCGCCAACGCCGTGCTGATCGGCTTCCTCAGCTCCTTCGCCGGTGGCCTCATCGCCCTCGGTGTGCTCGCGGTGTGGCTGAACCCGGTGTTCGGTCTCGCGCTGATCCTGCCCGGCATGGTGCCGCACTTCTTCACCGGTGGTGGCGCCGGGGTCTACGGCAACGCGACCGGCGGACGCCTGGGCGCGATGATCGGTGGTTTCGTCAACGGCGTGATCATCACCATCCTGCCCGCCATTCTGCTGCTGGTGCTCGGCGACTTCGGCTTCGCCAACAGTACCTTCGGCGACGCGGACTTCGGCTGGTTCGGCACCCTGGTGGGTGTGAGCGTCGGAGTGGGCGGCGGCCTCGCCGTTGTTCTCGCGATCCTCATCGCCGTGGTGCTCGTCAGCGTCGCGATCGTCTACCAGATCCGCGTTGTGGACAAGGGCTGGGTGCCCGGTGCCAAGCGTGATCTGTGGATCGCCGAGGAGAAGGCGGCCGAGAAGGCCGTGCTCGACGCCGAGAAGGCGCGCCGCAAGGCGGAGAAGGAAGCGGCGGCCGAGGCCGTTTAG
- a CDS encoding DEAD/DEAH box helicase, producing MGMREMQQRVFAKRDAQHLLVKAPPASGKSRALMFVALDKLYNQGRKKVIVAVPERSIGASFSSTDLTAHGFFADWNIKAEHNLCTPGTSAGKVAAFIKFLEGPDATLVCTHATLRFAFEKIAPDAFNGTVLAIDEFHHVSADIGGNRLGALLRDVMNGSDVHIVAMTGSYFRGDSVPVLSTEDEAKFTPVTFNYYDQLNGYEHLKSLGIGHHFYQGRYTEAIGEVLDLDKKTILHIPNVNSGESTKDKIEEVGFIIDSIGEVIDTEDTGIIRIRRKDTGQILRVADLVDDADQKKRSETQHYLSTVASKDRDGVDIIIALGMAKEGFDWPFAEHALTVGYRASLTEVIQIIGRVTRDSPGKQHAQFTNLIAQPDAATDEVKYSVNNILKAITASLLMEQVLAPNFVFKTKTGNDDAPKPGELRIKGFKEPSTARVQQIVATDLNELKATILQDDTFTKAAAGSLDPEVTNRVLIPKIIRERYPDLDETQVEELRQQVVVDSVIKNGEVREVGDKRFIRMADKFVNIDEIDINLIDSVNPFQRAFEVMSKSVTPSVLRIISDSITATRIEITEEEAIILWPKIQVWAKVNARKPNVRSEDPTEKRYAEGLLFLQRKKQQVLAAQRATEMVVES from the coding sequence ATGGGGATGCGCGAGATGCAACAGCGTGTCTTCGCGAAGCGCGACGCCCAGCATCTGCTGGTCAAGGCGCCGCCTGCATCGGGCAAGTCGCGAGCACTCATGTTCGTGGCACTTGACAAGCTTTACAACCAGGGCCGTAAGAAGGTCATTGTCGCAGTCCCGGAACGTTCGATCGGCGCATCGTTCTCTTCAACAGATCTGACCGCCCACGGGTTCTTTGCCGACTGGAATATCAAGGCCGAACACAACCTCTGCACGCCGGGAACTTCGGCGGGCAAGGTCGCTGCGTTCATCAAATTCCTGGAGGGTCCGGATGCGACTTTGGTCTGCACCCATGCCACTCTGCGGTTCGCCTTCGAGAAGATCGCGCCGGATGCCTTCAACGGGACGGTGCTCGCGATCGATGAGTTCCACCACGTCTCCGCCGACATCGGAGGGAACCGGCTCGGGGCGCTGCTTCGTGACGTTATGAATGGCTCGGACGTGCACATCGTGGCAATGACAGGCTCCTACTTCCGTGGCGACTCTGTGCCCGTGCTTTCCACTGAGGACGAGGCCAAATTCACCCCGGTCACGTTCAACTACTACGACCAGCTCAACGGGTATGAACATCTCAAATCGCTGGGCATCGGCCACCACTTTTACCAGGGGCGCTACACGGAAGCGATCGGCGAGGTTCTTGATCTCGATAAAAAGACCATTCTTCACATCCCCAACGTGAACTCGGGTGAATCCACCAAAGACAAGATCGAAGAAGTCGGATTCATCATCGATTCGATCGGCGAGGTCATCGACACGGAGGACACCGGCATCATCCGGATCCGCCGCAAAGACACCGGGCAGATCCTCCGCGTCGCGGACCTGGTTGATGACGCCGACCAGAAGAAACGCTCCGAGACCCAGCACTACCTTTCGACAGTCGCTTCAAAGGATCGCGATGGAGTGGACATCATCATCGCGCTTGGCATGGCGAAGGAAGGGTTCGACTGGCCGTTCGCCGAGCACGCCCTGACCGTCGGCTACCGCGCTTCACTGACCGAGGTCATCCAGATCATCGGTCGCGTTACCCGCGACAGCCCGGGCAAGCAGCACGCGCAATTCACCAACCTCATCGCCCAGCCTGACGCTGCGACTGACGAGGTGAAGTATTCGGTGAACAACATCCTCAAGGCGATCACCGCGTCCCTGCTCATGGAGCAGGTGCTGGCGCCGAACTTCGTATTCAAGACCAAGACAGGCAATGACGATGCACCGAAGCCCGGAGAACTGAGGATCAAGGGCTTCAAAGAGCCCTCCACTGCGAGGGTCCAGCAAATCGTCGCAACCGACCTGAATGAGCTCAAAGCCACAATCCTCCAGGACGACACCTTCACTAAAGCGGCCGCTGGCAGCCTGGACCCCGAGGTGACCAACAGGGTACTCATCCCGAAGATCATCCGCGAACGGTACCCCGACCTCGACGAGACTCAGGTTGAAGAGCTTCGCCAACAGGTCGTTGTGGACTCTGTCATCAAGAACGGTGAGGTCCGCGAGGTCGGCGACAAACGGTTCATCAGAATGGCCGACAAATTCGTCAATATCGACGAGATCGACATCAACTTAATCGACTCCGTAAACCCGTTCCAGCGGGCTTTCGAGGTTATGAGTAAGTCAGTCACGCCGAGCGTCCTGCGAATCATTTCCGACAGCATCACCGCGACGCGCATCGAGATCACTGAGGAAGAGGCCATCATTCTGTGGCCCAAGATCCAGGTCTGGGCGAAGGTCAATGCGCGTAAGCCCAACGTGCGCAGTGAGGACCCCACGGAGAAACGCTACGCCGAAGGACTGCTGTTCCTCCAGAGGAAGAAGCAACAGGTCCTCGCAGCCCAGCGAGCAACCGAGATGGTGGTTGAGTCATGA
- a CDS encoding ROK family transcriptional regulator — translation MAHALSTGSGVVLDLIRSGRATTRTDLIEQLGWSRITLARRLDELLHASIVMSVGQLDSRGGRPPEEFAVNPDAGLLLAVDIGGSHTRLAITDLVSTILSEDEADIGLSEGPAEIFEWAGQVFDHMLDRLGKTRADVVGIGVGVPGPVDFVTGRLASPQVDTQWNDVLVKEYFAGRYDHAVFAVDRDVNIMALAEARRGWTEYRDVVVLKAGIGVGLAFVLDGSIYHGSRGGAGELSAVRAGGERTVRLESIASGAVIRGELLSLGRRVRTSSDIVGLANDGDPAVLRLLAETGTEIGQSLAHVVGLLNPQAVVVGGNLAQAGEPFLGAIRQAIFAGARDFALQGLVVEKSRLGHIAGVTGASLIAQDALFEADRISRLTRGGGIGVSLHTQPA, via the coding sequence ATGGCACACGCTCTGTCCACCGGCTCGGGTGTGGTGCTTGACCTCATCCGGTCCGGCCGTGCCACCACCCGCACTGACCTCATCGAGCAGCTCGGCTGGTCGCGCATCACCCTGGCCCGCCGGCTCGACGAGCTGCTGCACGCCTCCATCGTGATGAGCGTGGGGCAGCTCGACTCCCGCGGCGGCCGCCCGCCCGAAGAATTCGCCGTGAACCCGGATGCCGGCCTGCTGCTGGCCGTGGACATCGGCGGCTCGCACACCCGCCTGGCCATCACCGACCTGGTCTCCACCATCCTCAGCGAAGACGAGGCCGACATCGGCCTGAGCGAGGGGCCCGCCGAGATCTTCGAGTGGGCCGGCCAGGTGTTCGACCACATGCTCGACCGGCTCGGCAAGACCCGCGCCGACGTGGTGGGCATCGGGGTGGGCGTGCCCGGCCCGGTCGACTTCGTCACCGGCCGGCTCGCCAGCCCGCAGGTAGACACCCAGTGGAACGACGTGCTGGTGAAGGAGTACTTCGCCGGCCGCTACGACCACGCCGTCTTCGCCGTGGACCGGGACGTGAACATCATGGCGCTCGCCGAGGCCCGCCGCGGCTGGACCGAGTACCGCGACGTCGTGGTGCTCAAGGCCGGCATCGGTGTGGGCCTGGCGTTCGTGCTCGACGGCTCGATCTACCACGGCTCCCGCGGCGGCGCCGGCGAGCTCAGCGCCGTGCGTGCCGGCGGGGAGCGCACCGTGCGACTGGAGTCGATCGCCAGCGGCGCGGTCATCCGCGGTGAACTGCTCAGTCTGGGCCGCCGGGTGCGCACCAGCAGCGACATCGTGGGCCTGGCCAACGACGGCGACCCCGCCGTGCTGCGGCTGCTCGCCGAGACCGGCACCGAGATCGGCCAGAGCCTGGCCCACGTGGTGGGGCTGCTCAACCCGCAGGCCGTCGTGGTCGGCGGCAACCTGGCGCAGGCCGGCGAGCCGTTCCTCGGTGCGATCCGGCAGGCGATCTTCGCCGGCGCCCGCGACTTCGCCCTGCAGGGCCTCGTGGTGGAGAAGTCCCGGCTCGGCCATATCGCCGGCGTCACCGGCGCTTCGCTCATCGCGCAGGACGCCCTCTTCGAGGCCGACCGCATCAGCCGGCTCACCCGCGGCGGCGGCATCGGCGTCTCGCTGCACACCCAGCCGGCATAG
- the deoC gene encoding deoxyribose-phosphate aldolase — MTSLSPDAATVARMIDHTLLKPEATAADVTALIAEAIELGAYSVCVSPSMLPLTIPAGADLKVAVVCGFPSGKHHSSIKAAEAALAIAQGADEIDMVIDIGAAKAGRFADVQADIATVRASIPAPKVLKVIIESAALTDAEIVAVCKAAVAAGADFVKTSTGFHPAGGATVHAVRLMKQTVGDRAQVKASGGVRSFAGALSLFEAGANRLGVSGSSALLSNGTPTIHDIAY, encoded by the coding sequence ATGACTTCCCTCTCCCCCGACGCCGCCACCGTGGCCCGCATGATCGACCACACCCTGCTCAAGCCCGAGGCCACCGCCGCCGACGTAACCGCCCTCATCGCCGAGGCCATCGAGCTGGGCGCCTACTCAGTCTGCGTCTCCCCCTCGATGCTGCCGCTGACCATCCCCGCCGGCGCCGACCTCAAGGTCGCCGTCGTCTGCGGCTTCCCCAGCGGCAAGCACCACAGCAGCATCAAGGCCGCCGAAGCCGCCCTGGCCATCGCGCAAGGCGCCGACGAGATCGACATGGTCATCGACATCGGCGCCGCCAAGGCCGGTCGCTTCGCCGACGTGCAGGCCGATATCGCCACAGTGCGCGCCAGCATCCCGGCCCCGAAGGTGCTCAAGGTGATCATCGAATCCGCAGCGCTGACGGATGCCGAGATCGTCGCCGTCTGCAAGGCCGCCGTGGCCGCGGGCGCCGACTTTGTCAAGACGTCCACCGGCTTCCACCCCGCCGGCGGCGCGACCGTGCACGCCGTTCGGTTAATGAAGCAAACCGTGGGCGATCGGGCCCAGGTGAAGGCGTCGGGTGGCGTACGCAGCTTTGCCGGGGCCCTCTCCTTGTTCGAGGCCGGCGCGAACCGCCTCGGGGTCTCCGGCAGTTCGGCCTTGCTCTCCAACGGCACCCCCACTATCCACGACATCGCCTACTAG
- a CDS encoding PTS sugar transporter subunit IIA, translating into MALNLAEALSSIETQAEAADWRAAIRLAGAGLVAGGATTDAYTDEMIDAVEKHGPYIVIAPGVALAHSRPSPAVLTGGLSWVSLATPVEFGNKANDPVTLVIGLAAKDHDAHLQVMRALAGVLSDGPAMKRLTVAQTADEVRAVLGDLAAAAA; encoded by the coding sequence GTGGCACTGAACCTGGCCGAAGCGCTGTCGTCGATCGAGACCCAGGCGGAGGCCGCCGACTGGCGGGCCGCCATCCGTCTCGCGGGCGCAGGCCTGGTGGCCGGTGGAGCCACGACGGACGCCTACACCGACGAGATGATCGACGCGGTCGAGAAGCACGGCCCGTACATCGTCATCGCTCCCGGCGTCGCCCTCGCGCACTCCCGCCCGTCGCCCGCGGTTCTCACCGGGGGACTGAGCTGGGTTAGCCTGGCCACCCCCGTGGAGTTCGGCAACAAGGCCAACGACCCTGTCACCCTCGTGATCGGCCTGGCCGCCAAGGACCACGACGCGCACCTGCAGGTGATGCGGGCCCTGGCCGGCGTGCTCTCCGACGGCCCCGCGATGAAGCGCTTGACGGTGGCCCAGACCGCCGACGAGGTGCGCGCCGTGCTCGGCGACCTCGCCGCTGCTGCCGCGTAA
- the tkt gene encoding transketolase, producing MATETKKFPSQTTSAELDARAVASAQALAAHVVQAKGHGHGGTAMALAPVSHVLFSRVLRHSPAHPDWPARDRFVLSAGHASLLLYTQLFLTGYGLTLDDLAKSRTLGSKTPGHPEVHHTVGVEMSTGPLGQGVASAVGMAMAARHESAVFTPGSALLDHTTWVLAGDGCLQEGVSGEASSLAGTLGLDNLVLIWDDNHITIDSGTDETFSEDVRARYRAYGWRVLEIDTPTDLDALEAALREAAERTGRPTLVALRTVIGAPSAKFGGTSAAHSGGFGADELALVKTTLGFAPDAPLHDLVAPDTLEHTRSALTRGERMHTAWEADLAAWAAREPEAAARWRAFRGGEFSTAALDTVKLGEPGDMIATRKTNGAVLRALQGSAPLWGGSADLAGSTTVEVDGDRFSAANPAGEFIRFGIREHAMAAILNGIALQGPWRPFASTYLVFSDYMRPSIRLGALMGLGAVYVYTHDSVAVGEDGPTHQPVEQIASLRTVPGLDVVRPADSIEVVAAWRRILASPDRPVALILSRQDLPVLASTNLTPAGVTAGGYVRWQNGDGADLAILATGSEVHLAVEAATRLADKGINVRVVSMPCVEWFAEQTADYRESVLPAGLRARVAVEAGRGDAWYRWVGLDGQVVSVEEFGESGSGPEVLRLRGIHLDAVLAAAHTTLATTTGTPAAAHGTAELVTN from the coding sequence ATGGCTACCGAAACGAAGAAGTTCCCGTCACAGACGACGTCCGCCGAACTGGACGCCCGCGCCGTCGCAAGCGCCCAGGCCCTGGCCGCCCACGTGGTGCAGGCCAAAGGACATGGGCACGGCGGCACCGCCATGGCATTGGCACCAGTGTCCCACGTGTTGTTCTCCCGAGTGCTGCGGCACTCCCCCGCCCACCCCGACTGGCCCGCCCGCGACCGCTTCGTTCTTTCGGCCGGTCACGCGAGCCTTCTGCTCTACACGCAGCTGTTCCTCACCGGCTACGGCCTCACCCTCGACGACCTGGCCAAGAGCCGCACCCTCGGCTCCAAGACGCCCGGCCACCCCGAGGTGCACCACACCGTGGGCGTGGAGATGAGCACCGGACCGCTCGGCCAGGGCGTCGCCTCCGCGGTGGGCATGGCCATGGCCGCCCGGCACGAGAGCGCCGTGTTCACCCCCGGCTCCGCCCTGCTCGACCACACCACCTGGGTGCTAGCCGGCGACGGCTGCCTGCAGGAGGGCGTCTCCGGCGAGGCGTCGAGCCTGGCCGGCACGCTCGGCCTCGACAACCTCGTGCTGATCTGGGATGACAATCACATCACCATCGACTCCGGCACCGACGAGACCTTCAGCGAGGACGTGCGCGCCCGGTACCGGGCCTACGGATGGCGGGTGCTCGAGATCGACACCCCCACCGACCTCGACGCCCTCGAGGCCGCCCTACGCGAGGCCGCCGAGCGCACCGGCCGGCCCACCCTGGTGGCTCTCCGCACCGTGATCGGTGCCCCCTCGGCCAAGTTCGGCGGTACCTCCGCCGCGCATTCCGGCGGCTTCGGCGCCGACGAGCTCGCCCTCGTGAAGACCACGCTGGGCTTCGCGCCCGACGCGCCCCTGCACGACCTTGTCGCCCCCGACACTCTCGAGCACACCCGCAGCGCCCTCACCCGCGGCGAACGGATGCATACCGCCTGGGAGGCGGACCTCGCCGCCTGGGCCGCCCGGGAACCCGAGGCCGCCGCCCGCTGGCGCGCCTTCCGCGGCGGCGAATTCTCCACCGCCGCCCTCGACACGGTGAAGCTCGGTGAGCCCGGCGACATGATCGCCACCCGCAAAACCAACGGCGCCGTGCTCCGCGCGCTGCAGGGCTCCGCTCCCCTCTGGGGCGGCTCGGCCGACCTCGCCGGGTCCACCACCGTGGAGGTCGACGGCGACCGGTTCTCCGCCGCTAACCCGGCCGGCGAGTTCATCCGCTTCGGCATCCGCGAACACGCCATGGCCGCCATCCTCAACGGCATCGCCCTGCAGGGTCCGTGGCGCCCGTTCGCCTCCACCTACCTGGTGTTCAGCGACTACATGCGCCCGAGCATCCGCCTCGGCGCCCTAATGGGACTCGGCGCGGTCTACGTGTACACCCACGACTCCGTCGCCGTCGGCGAAGACGGCCCCACCCACCAGCCGGTCGAGCAGATCGCGTCGCTCCGCACAGTGCCGGGCCTCGACGTCGTGCGCCCCGCCGACTCCATCGAGGTCGTCGCCGCCTGGCGCCGCATCCTCGCCTCCCCCGACCGCCCGGTTGCCCTGATTCTCAGCCGGCAAGACCTGCCCGTGCTGGCAAGCACCAACCTCACCCCCGCCGGGGTGACCGCCGGCGGCTACGTGCGCTGGCAGAACGGTGACGGGGCCGACTTGGCGATCCTCGCCACCGGCAGCGAAGTGCACCTGGCCGTCGAAGCCGCCACCCGGCTTGCCGACAAGGGCATCAACGTCCGCGTGGTCTCGATGCCCTGCGTCGAGTGGTTCGCCGAGCAGACCGCCGACTACCGCGAGTCCGTGCTGCCGGCGGGCCTCCGCGCCCGCGTGGCCGTCGAGGCCGGCCGCGGCGACGCCTGGTACCGCTGGGTGGGCCTTGACGGCCAAGTCGTCTCCGTCGAGGAGTTCGGCGAATCCGGCAGCGGCCCCGAGGTGCTGCGCCTACGCGGCATTCACCTCGACGCGGTCCTCGCCGCCGCCCACACCACCCTCGCCACAACCACCGGTACCCCCGCCGCAGCGCACGGCACCGCCGAGCTCGTCACCAACTAA
- a CDS encoding endonuclease NucS domain-containing protein, translating to MGVEMGLWRADGDKLTRITATVIGLEAQLESYIESDPSMLGETLLIIGRQVTTAHGGYIDLLAIDETAAVHVIELKRDKTPRDVTAQTLDYGSWIATLGRTEITSIFAGYRPGVALEEAFEEQFGDTLPDLVNATQVFTIVAASVDAATERIVRFLNEDFGIPINVVFFRHFHDNGAAYLARTWLVEQDAQMAPTPATKHKTKSREPWNGQDWYVSFGESPAGRHWVDGMTYGFISGGGDKWFSRTLKNLTPGSRVFACIPKAGYVGVGTVLDEAQRFDETSVLHNGVSTALNSLPLQGKYRHEGDEDDDMAEWSVPVEWTHAIPREQAFWKLGMFANQNTAAKMRNQFTIDQVSAAFGLDD from the coding sequence ATGGGCGTCGAGATGGGGCTCTGGCGCGCGGATGGGGACAAGCTCACCCGCATCACCGCCACGGTCATCGGCCTCGAGGCGCAGCTGGAGTCGTACATCGAGTCAGACCCATCGATGTTGGGTGAGACGCTTCTGATCATCGGCCGCCAGGTAACCACCGCGCATGGCGGATATATCGATCTCCTCGCCATCGATGAGACCGCGGCGGTCCACGTGATTGAACTTAAGCGGGACAAGACGCCCCGAGATGTTACGGCCCAGACCCTCGACTACGGTTCTTGGATTGCGACGTTGGGACGCACCGAAATCACGAGCATCTTCGCTGGCTACCGGCCCGGAGTCGCGCTGGAGGAAGCCTTCGAGGAACAGTTCGGCGATACACTGCCGGACCTGGTCAACGCAACGCAGGTCTTTACCATCGTCGCTGCATCCGTTGACGCAGCCACTGAACGTATCGTGCGGTTCCTCAACGAAGACTTTGGCATCCCGATTAACGTCGTCTTCTTCCGTCATTTTCACGATAACGGGGCCGCTTACCTCGCTCGCACGTGGCTCGTTGAGCAGGACGCACAGATGGCACCTACGCCTGCGACTAAGCACAAGACAAAGTCTCGCGAGCCCTGGAACGGGCAGGATTGGTATGTCTCCTTTGGAGAATCGCCGGCCGGCAGGCACTGGGTTGATGGAATGACATACGGCTTCATCTCCGGTGGCGGCGACAAGTGGTTCTCTCGGACGCTGAAGAACCTCACCCCCGGATCGCGCGTCTTCGCCTGCATCCCTAAGGCTGGATATGTCGGCGTCGGAACGGTTCTCGACGAAGCGCAGCGGTTTGATGAGACATCGGTGCTGCACAATGGAGTTTCAACCGCATTGAACTCGCTCCCGCTGCAGGGGAAGTACCGCCATGAGGGGGATGAGGATGATGACATGGCTGAATGGTCAGTGCCTGTCGAGTGGACGCACGCCATCCCGCGTGAACAGGCCTTCTGGAAGCTCGGGATGTTCGCCAACCAAAATACGGCCGCGAAGATGCGCAACCAGTTCACCATCGACCAGGTCTCTGCGGCCTTCGGTCTCGACGATTAG
- a CDS encoding Atu4866 domain-containing protein produces MTESPEPTHPYVGVWVTADGEIRQRLLPDGRYVEARGTREAAYTGAYWVEGSMIFYRDDIGFTADGVFRGDVLHHAGMVMYRRE; encoded by the coding sequence GTGACGGAATCGCCCGAACCTACGCATCCGTATGTCGGCGTCTGGGTCACTGCCGACGGCGAGATCCGTCAGCGGCTGCTCCCGGACGGACGGTACGTCGAAGCGCGCGGGACTCGGGAGGCCGCCTACACCGGCGCGTACTGGGTTGAGGGCTCGATGATCTTCTACCGCGACGACATCGGGTTCACCGCAGACGGCGTGTTTCGCGGCGACGTGCTGCATCACGCCGGCATGGTGATGTACCGGCGGGAATGA
- a CDS encoding PTS sugar transporter subunit IIB — MKIVAVCGMGIGTSVLLKMNAEKVLAKLGIDADVEAADMGVARGAAQTAEIVLTSEELAEELGDVPAEVIIINNFFDLEEITEKLTAAVE; from the coding sequence ATGAAGATCGTCGCCGTCTGTGGAATGGGCATTGGAACCTCAGTGCTGCTCAAAATGAACGCCGAGAAGGTTCTCGCCAAGCTCGGCATCGATGCGGATGTTGAAGCCGCCGACATGGGCGTGGCCCGTGGCGCCGCGCAGACCGCCGAGATCGTGCTCACCTCGGAGGAACTGGCCGAGGAGCTCGGCGACGTGCCCGCCGAGGTCATCATCATCAACAACTTCTTCGATCTCGAGGAGATCACCGAGAAGCTCACCGCCGCCGTCGAGTAA